In Pseudomonas sp. p1(2021b), the genomic window CGTTCGCCGGTTCCACAAGAGCCGGACGCATACTGCAAAAAGCCCGGGACATGGCGATCCCGGGCTCAGTCATGACTCAACTATGGAGGCACTGTGAAGGCATTGCAAGGCGTTGACGGACATGTGGCCTGGGTCGAAGCCGAGCGCCCGACCTGTGACGCAGGCCAGGTGCGTATTCGTGTGGCCGCAGCGGGACTCAACCGCGCCGACCTGCTGCAGATGAAAGGCCTGTACCCGCCGCCGCCAGGCGCGAGCCCCTACATGGGCCTGGAGTGCGCCGGGGTGGTCGAGGAAGTGGGTGCAGGCGCCGACTGGCGGGTGGGCGACCGGGTCTGCGCGCTGTTGGCCAGCGGCGCCATGGCCGAGGAAGTGGTGGTCGATGCGCGCCATGTGCTGCCGGTGCCCGAAGGCCTGAGCCTGCACGAGGCGGCGGCGCTGCCCGAGGTGTATGCCACGGCCTGGCTGAACATCTTCCAGCTGGGCGCGGTGAAGGCCGGCGAGAAGGTGCTGGTGCACGCAGGCGCCAGTGGCGTCGGCTCGGCGGCGATCCAGCTGTGCAAGGCATTCGGCAACCCGGTGTGGGTCAGTGTCGGCTCGCAGGATCGCCTGGCCTACTGCCAGGCGCTGGGGGCTGCCGGTGGCGTGGTGCGCAACGAGAACCTGGACGAGCTGAAGGCGTTCGGGCCGTTCGATGTGATCCTCGACCCGGTGGGCGCCAGCTATGGGCAAATGAACCTCGAATTGCTGGCCCGCGATGGGCGCTGGGTGATCATCGGCCTGATGGGCGGGCGCAAGGTCGAGCTGGACTTGGCGCAGGTGCTGGCCAAGCGGGCGCAGGTCACCGGCTCGACCTTGCGTAATCGCAGCGATGAATTCAAGGGCGAGCTGCTGCGCGAGCTGGTGCAGCAGGTGTGGCCGTTGTTCGGCGAAGGGCGGCTGTCGCCGCAGTTGGTGGACACCTACCCGGTGGCGTTCGCCGAGGCGGCGTATGCGGAGCTGGCGAGCAACCAGGTGTCGGGCAAGCTGGTGCTGGTGATCGATCCTGGTTTGGCTTGAGATTGCTGGGGCTGCTTTGCAGCCCTTTCGCGGCACAAGGCCGCTCCTACAGGGCGACGCGATCCCGTCAGGGCGACGCGATCCTGTGTAGGAGCGGCCTCGTGCCGCGAAAGGGGCGCAAAGCGCCCCCGGGATCTCAGCTCCAGCTCAGAATCGGCCAGCCATTGACTTCGGCATGCTCGCGCAGCACCGGGTCCGGGTTGACCACATGGGGGTAGTCCACCTTCAGCAACAACGGCAGGTCGTTGCGCGAGTCGGAATAGAAACTCGCCCCTTCCAGGTTTTCCTGCTCCTGGTCCAGCCACTCCAGCAGGCGAGTGATCTTGCCCTCGCGGTAGGTCAGCACCCCATGGGTCTTGCCGGTATACACCCCGTTCACCGCCTCCAGCTCGATCGCCAGGTATTCGTCCACCCCCAGGCGCGCTGCGATCGGCCCGACCAGGTGGGTGCCCGAGGCGGAGATGATCAGGATCCGGTCACCGCGCTTGCGGTGCTCGGCGATACAGCGGCAGGCGTCGCCATAGATGATCGGCTCGATCACATCCTCGACCCAGGGCTCGACCAGGTGCTCCACCTCCTCGAGGGTGCGCCCGGCAATCGGCTCCAGGCTGAAGGCCATGTACTCTTCCATCTTCAGGTGGCCCTTGCCGTAGGCCTCCATCAGCTCCTGGTCGCGGCGCAGGAATGCCTTGCCGTCCACCCAGCCCAGCTGGGCCATCTGTTTGCTCCACAACGAGGCGCAGTCGCCGTGGATGAGGGTTTCGTCAAGATCGAATATTGCCAATGCCATTGCGTTGTTCTCCTAGGCCACTTCTCGTAGCGCCGTGGGGTCGATCGACAAGGATACCCGCTGCCCGTCGGCGTGCAGGTCGGCCGACGAGCGATTGAGCACGTCCACCACCAGTTCCACGCCACGCACTTCTACCCGATAGCGAATGACGTTGCCCAGCAGGCTGTGGCTGCGTACCTGGGCATCCAGCTCACCTTCCAGGCGCAGGCTGATGGCTTCCGGGCGGATCGCCAGGCGGCTGGTCACCGGGCGCTGCAGCAGGCGGCTGGCGGTATCGGGCTCGAGCAGGTTGTAGTTGCCGATGAAGCCTGCGGCGAACAGGTCCACGGGCGCGGTATAGAGGGTTTCGGCATCGCCGCTCTGGACGATGCGCCCCTGGTTCATCAGGAAGATGCGGTCGGACATCGTCAGCGCCTCTTCCTGGTCATGGGTGACGAAGATGGTGGTCAGGCCCAGCTCGCGCTGGATGGCGCGGATCTGCTCGCGCAGGTGCTTACGGATGCGTGCATCCAGGGCCGACAGCGGTTCGTCGAGCAGCAGCAGGCGCGGGCGGGTCACCAGCGAGCGGGCCAGGGCCACGCGCTGGCACTGCCCGCCCGACAGTTGATGCGGGTAGCGCCCGGCGAAGCTGGAAAGCTCCACCAGCGCCAGGGCCTCGCGCACCCGCGCCAGGCTTTCGTCGGCCTGGATCTTCTGCATGCGCAGACCGAAGGCGACATTCTGCTCCACGGTCATGTTGGGGAACAGCGCATAGCTCTGGAACACCATGCCGATGCCGCGTTTCTGCGGGCTGAGCGGCACCAGGTCATGGCCGTCGAGCAGGATGCGGCCGCTGTCCACCGGGGTCAGCCCGGCGATGCAGCGCAGCAGGGTCGACTTGCCGCAACCGGAAGGGCCGAGCAGGGTGACGAACTCGCCGCGTTCGATCTGGCAGTCGATGTCATGGAACACCGGGTTGCCGGCGTAGCTTTTGTGCAGTTTCTGTACGCTGACGAAGCTCATGTCAGGATTTGTCCTTGTTCAGGCGATTGGCGACCCAGGTCAGCACCAGCACGAAGGCGAAGTAGGAGATTACCAGTGCGCTGTTGAAATGGCCGCTGCTGTTGCGCATGTTGTTCAGATAGACCTGCAAGGTCTCGTAGCGGGTCCCCACCAGCAGGTTGGCGAACACGAACTCGCCGAACAGGAACGAGAACGACAGCAGCAGCGCCACCATCAGGCCCTTGCGCAAGTTCGGCAGCACCACCAGCAAGGCTGCCTGCCAGGTGCTGGCCCCCAGCAGCTGGGCGGCGTCCATCAGGTCGCGCAGGTTGATCGCCTGCAGGTTGTTGGTGATGGCCCGGTACATGAACGGCAAGGCGATGGTGAAGTAGCAGCCGATGAGGATCCACGGTGTGCCGACCATGGCCATCGGCCCGCTGCCGTACAGCTGCAGCAGGCCCACCGAAGACACCACCGGCGGCACGGCGAAGGGCAGCAGGATGAGGATGTTCATCAGCGCGTCCAGGCGCGGGAAGTGGTAGTGCACCACGAACAACAGCGGCAGGATCAGCACCACCGACAGCACCAGCGCGCCGACGCATACCAGCAGTGACTGGCCGAAGGCCGCCAGGAAGCGCGGTTCGCTCCACAGCGCCAGGTACCACTTGAAGGTCAGGCCGCTGGGCAGCAGGCTCGCCGACCAGCTGGTGGCCAGGGAATAGAGCAGGGTGCCGGCTAACGGCAGCAGCAGGATGAGGAACAGCAGGTGCACCACCACCCGGTGGTAGAGGTTGCCGCGAGGTTCAGCGCGCATGGTAGCTCCTCTTGAGCAGCCATTGATGGACCACCGTGACCAGCGTCATCAACCCCACCAGCACCATCGCCAGGGCGCTGGCCAGGTTCGGGTCGAGGGTGATGTCGCCGGCCACCAGGGCGGCGATGCGGATCGGCAGCACGTTGAAGTTGCCGGTGGTCAGGGCATAGACCGTGGCATAGGCGCCCAGAGCGTTGGCCAGCAGGATGACGAAGGTGCCCAGCAGGGCAGGGGCCAGCACTGGCAAGCCGATGTGCCGCCAGTACTGCCAGTGGCTGGCGCCCAGCAGTGCCGCGGACTCGCGCCAATCTTCACGCAGGGCGTCGAAGGCTGGGTAGAGCAGCAGCACCCCCAGGGGGATCTGGAAATAGGTGTACACCAGGATCAGGCCGCTCTTGGAATAGATGCTGAAGTCTTCCAACAGGCCGGCCTGCTTGAGCAGCAAGGTCAGCGCACCGTTGAAGCCCAGCAGGATGATGAAGGCGAATGCCAGCGGCACCCCGGCGAAGTTGCTGGTCATGTTGGCGAAGGCGCTGACGAAGTCGCGCAGGCGCGAGTCCACCTGGCGCAGGGAGTAAGCGCCGAGGGTGGCGATGACGATGCCGAACAGGCTCGACCAGAAGCTGATCTCCAGGCTGCGCTGCAGCGCCTGCAGGTAGAACTTGGAGGCGAACACCTTGTTGAAGTTGGCCAGCCCCCAGCCGCTTTCGCTCTGCAGGCTGTTGATGGCCACCCAGGCCAGCGGGGCGATCTGGAACACGATGAAGAACAGGGCGAACGGCAGCAGGCAGAGCAGGGCCAGGTAGCGGCCGCGAGGGCGGGTATTCACTTGAGCAGCTCCCGGCAGACCGGCTTGTCGTGGGCTGCGCCCAGCAGCTCGCAGATCGTGCCGCACAGCTCGGTCTGCAAGGGCTTGGCTGCGGGGTCGAGGCTGAACGCCTCGCCGAACACGAACAACGGCACTTCACGCTCCTCGGCCAGCAGGCCGTTGTGCGAGCGGTCGTTGTTCATGCCGTGATCAGCGGTCACCAGCACCTGGTAGCCCTCTTCGAGCCAGCGTGGCAAGTAGTCGGCCAGGAGGATGTCGACGCAGCGTGCGGCGTTGCGGTACTGACTGCTGTCCAGGCCATGACGATGGCCGGCGTCATCGATGTTCATCGGGTGTACGAGCAGGAAGTTCGGGGCATGGCGACGGCGCAGGTACTCGGCGTCGGCCAGCAGGTGCGAGTCGGGGTAATGGTCGGCGTAGTAGAACAGCCCGTGCTGGATGGGCAGCTTAGGTGCATGGGTGTGACGGTCGCGCAGCGGGTCGAAGGGCGAGCGGTTGTACAGCTCGCTGATCCAGTGGTAGGCCGCCGCCGCGGTGCCCAAGCCCGCTTCGCGGGCGTAGTGGAAGACGCTGCGTTGGTTCGACAGGCGGTTGACGTTGTTGTGCACGATGCCGCTGTCGATGGGGGCCACGCCGGTGAGGATGCATTCGTACAGGGGCCGTGACAGCGACGGCAGCTCGCATTCGATGCGGTACAGCGCGGCGCGGTCAGCTTCGACATAGGCGTGCAGGTGGCCCATGGCATGGTGGGCGACCTGGTGGTTGAGACCGTCGAGCAGGACCAGGATGACGTTGTGGTTCATAAGCGCTCCGCAGAGGGCGACGACGCCCCTGTAGGAGCGGGCTTGTCCCGCGATGGCGTCAATCCTGCAGACGCGGTTGTCTGACCTGACGCCATCGCGGGGCAAGCCCGCGCCCACAGGGCGTGAGCCGCCTCATTCCATCTCGATGATCACTTGCTCCTGCCACATCTGCGGCAGTTTCTTGGAGGTCGCTTCCCAGGCCTCGGCATTCTTGATCGGCTGCGCCGCACGGTATTGCTCGTTGGGCAGCAGCTTGGCCTGCACCTCGGCCGGCAGCTTCAGGTGCTCGGCGCGAATCGGTCGGGCATGGCCGATGGCCAGGTTGGTCTGGCCGGCATCGCTGAAGATGTACTCACGGGTGAGCTTGGCGGCGTTGGGGTGTTTGGCGTACTTGTTGATGATGGTGGTGTAGCCGGAGATCACCGAACCGTCGGAGGGGATCAGCACCTCGAAGCGCTTGGGATCGATCTGCTCGCGGTAGCTCAGGCCATTGAAGTCCCACACCACGCCGACCTCCACTTCGCCCTTCTCGAGGGTCTGGATGGTCGGGTTGGCCAGCGACAGGCGCTTGTCCTGGGCCAGCTTGGTGAACAGTTGCAGGCCCGGCTCGATGTTGCTTTCGTCGCCTTTATAGGCGATGGCAGCGGCCAGCACGCCGTTGGCAGCCTGGGCGGCGGTACCGACGTCACCGATGGCGACCTTGTACGTGCCTTTTTCCAGGTCGTGCCAGGTTTTCGGGCGCTCGCCTTCCTTGACCAGGTCCTTGTTGATGATGAAGGCGATGGTGCCGGTATAGGCCAGGGCCCAGTGGCCGTCCTGATCCTTGGCCCAGGCGGGTACCTGGTCCCAGGTGCTTGGCTTGTAGGGCTGGGTCACGCCCTTGGTCACGGCGATGGGGCCGAAGGCGGCGCCCACATCGCCGATATCGGCGCTGGCGTTGCTCTTCTCGGCGTCGAACTTGGCGATTTCCTGGGCAGAGCTCATGTCGGTGTCGCTGTGCTTGAGGCCGTACTTGCTGGCCAGGTCCGCCCAGGTACCTTTCCAGTTGGCCCAGGCATCGGGCATGCCCACGCTGTTGATCACACCTTCCTTGCGAGCGGCCTCTTCCAGGGCCTTGAGGTCGGTACCGGCGGCCATGGCCGAAGTGCACAGGGCGATGGTCGAGCCGAGCAGTGACGCCATGAAGAACGTTTTCATCCGAAGCTCCTTTGCTAGGGCCTTGCAATGTTGTGATGTGAGGAAACCCATGCTTGCGAACGTGTGGTCTAGGTCAGCAAACCTCGAGCCAAGGTAGGCCGGTTGCGTGACAGTTTGATGTAAGGCCTGGGCGTGAAAATGCGCGCCGGGGCCCTGGCAGTACAGCGTAGACCAGATCCCAGGCCTTGAATCCCGGGGCCTGGGCCTGTCCTGCCAGGTGCGGGACGAGGGCTTTGTCACAGGATGTTCATGGGCTGTGCCTAGGCTTGCGCTAATCTCCAATGGCCCTGTTCTGGGGCTGGACTAGTCCAGATAGGTAACCTTCGATGCAATCGACGCCACCGCGCGCGGTAACAGCCATCTGCCATGCGTTGCAGGAGCAGATCGAACACGGCCTGCTGGCGCCGGGGGGCAAGCTGCCGGCCGAGCGCAAGTTGAGCGAGGTGTTCGATACCACGCGTATCACCTTGCGCGAGGCGCTGGTACAGCTGGAGGCGCAGGGGTTGATCTACCGGGAGGAGCGCCGGGGCTGGTTCGTGGCACCCGAGCGGCTGACCTACGACCTGGTCGAGCGCAGCCATTTCCATGCCATGGTGCGTGCCCAGGGGCGGGAGCCGGGCACCGAGCTGTTGTCGGCGCGGTTGCAGCCGGCGCCGGCGGCGATCTGTGCACGGCTGGGGTTGCCAGCGCTGTCGAGCGTGGTGCGTATCTGCCGCTTGCGGCGCATCGATGGGCGGGCGGTGCTGTATGCCGAGCACTACCTCAACCCACAGTATTTCCCCGGCATCCTGGGCCAGGACCTGGGGCAGTCGCTGACCGAGATCTATGCCCGTGAGTTCGGCATCCGCTACGGGCGGGTGTGCTTCGAGATCCTGCCCACGGCCTTGCCGGGGGCGGCCGCGGCGGCGCTGAAGGTTTCAGCGGGCAGTGCGGGGTTGCACGTCACGCGGGTCAACAGCGACCAGCATGGGCATGTGATCGATTGCGACCTGGAGTATTGGCGGCATGATGCCATTCGCATCCGGGCAGAGGTGGGGTAGTGGCGCGAAGCAGCCCTAGTTGCCAGCCCCGCCGGCCTCGCTCATGCCACCCCCGCCGGCTGTCACCACCTGCACCGACAGCCGCGGCGTCGCCAGGTCCAGCCCCGCCTCATCCAGCTGCCGCTTCAACGCCAGGTTGAACGCCCGCGACACTTCCCATTGCTTGATCGGCGCCGTCTTGAACCGCGCCCGCAGGATCGCCGACCCCGACTCGAAACTCTCCACCCCTTGCAGCTCCAGCGGCGACCAGATATTGCGCCGCATCAGCGGGTCGTTGCGCAGCTTCTGCCCCACCTCGCGGATCAACGTGATGGCCTGGTCGATGTTCATGCTGTGCGGGATCGCCACGCGGAAGATCGCGTAGCCGAACTCGCGCGAGTAGTTCTTGATGCTCTTGATCTCGCTGAACGGAATGGTATGCACGATCCCGTCGATATCCCGCAGGCGCACGGTACGGATGGTCAGGCCCTCCACCGTGCCCAGGTGGCCACCGACATCCACATAGTCGTCGATGGCCAGGGAGTCCTCGATGATGATGAACAGCCCCGTGATCAGGTCCGCCACCAGTGACTGGGCACCGAAGCCGATGGCAAGGCCGATGACACCGGCACCGGCCAGCAACGGCGTGACGTTCATGCCCATGTTGGCCAGGGCGACGATCACCGCGATGATGAAGATCGCCACGAACATCACGTTGCGGATCAACGGCATCATCGTCTGCGCGCGGGCATTGGCCAGGCCTCGGCGCGAGCGCACCAGGGCATGGTGCACGGCGGTGTCGGCCAGGATCCAGACCAGCCAGGCAGCGATCAAGGTTCCGGCCAGGCCCAGCACGCGCACGCTGACTTCGTGCCCGCTGCCCTCGGCGAAATTGATCATCGACAGCCCCCAGACCCGCAGGCCCAGTTCGATGAAGACCAGCCAGATGAACAGGTGCACCAGCGCATAGGCAAAGTTGCGCAGGCGCTCGGCATAGACCTCCTGGCGCCGATTGGCCCGCTTGGGGTTGGCGGCGTGGCGGCGCACCAGGCCGTTGAGCACCATGCACACCACCACCAGCACCGTGCACATCAGCGATTGGCGCAGCGCCGTGCTGGTATCGCCGGCGGACACGAAGGTGGCGAACAACGAGATCGCCACCAGGATCAACGCTGGCACGAACCAGAAGCTGCCGAGGATCTCGATGGTGTCGCTCAGGGTGCGGCGGGTCAGGCGGCGCGACAGGGGCTGGTTGCGGATCAGGTGGGCGATGGGGCGGCGGAAGCGCAGGATGAACAGGCCCGTGCATATTGCCGCCACCACATTGGCCAGGGTCGCCAGGGTGTGGGCCAGGTGGCTGCCCAGGGCGGTGGTCATGCGCGGGTCGCTCATCGCCTCGCCGAACGCGGCGAAGCTGCCGATCAACCACAGCGGGCGGAACGCCTGGCGCCGCAGGATGTGCAAGGCCTGGTGGCGATGGGGGCCGTCGAGCAGGGAGAAGGCGATCACGCAGATCGCCGAGAACAGCGTGCCCACCACCAGCGCATAGGCCAGCACCATGGCCAGCGACTTGCCCAGCGAGGAGGGCAGGGCGAAGCTCAGGTAAACGGTGAACACCAAGGCGACCAGCCATGGCCCCAACTTGCGCAAGGCGAAGCGCACCAGGTCCCAGGTCCGCGGGTGCTGCGGCAGCTCTTCGCTCAGGACGAAGCGCAGGCGCACGCGGTGGCCGATCCAGTTGAAGGCGTAGGCCAGCAGGCTCCAGACCGCGATGATCGCGGCAAAGCCGAACAGGATCGCCGGCCATTGGTGCACCGGCACCACCAAGGCCGCCAGTTCGTCCTGGGCCTGGTCGATCTCCATCGACCAACGCCGGAACGGGCTGGCCTCACCGCTGAACTGCTTCTCCAGGTCATGCAAGGCACCGCCGATCAGGCCCAGTACGCCTTGTTCGGCGCTGGGCTGCGACTGTTTGGTGGCATCGCGCAGTTTCTTCAGGTCGTTGAGCAACTGGGTGCGCTGCTGGTCGTTCTCCAGGTTCTTGATCACCTCGTCCAGCGACTGGCCCAAGGGTTGCGTCGCTTCCGGTTGCGCAGGCTTGCCCGCACCTAGCAGGCCGGGCAGGCCGGCGGCCTGGACGGGAGCGATGAAGAGAAACAGCAACAGGGCAAGGCAACGCAGGAGGGCAGGCACCGAAAATCTACCTCAGGGCAAACGATTGCCGCAGTGTAGAGGATTTTTCAGGTCAGTTTCGCGAGGATCTTCCAGCACATGATGCCGAAAATGCCGAGGGTGCCGATCCACATCATCAGTACGCCGACATTGCGTTCGCGCAGGCTGAAGCCGATGGTCAACAGCAGCAGGCCGATGAACACCGGCAGGAACAGGGAAAGGAACGGCGACATGAACAGGCATCCTTCTACATGATGGCAATGTAGTAAGCATAGCGGGTTGGGCAGCCGTGGGCATTGATCCGGGTTAGGTGTTGTCCCCATCGCCGGCAAGCCGGCTCCCACCGGTCCTGCGTGCTCTTAGAGACACCGCTATACCTGTGGGAGTCGGCTTGCCGGCGATCGGGCGGTACGGTTTCAGGGCAACTCGCGACTGCGATAGAACGCGGTCAATACCTTCACCAGGTGCGCCAGGTCGTGGCTGCCGCACAGTTCGCGAATCGAGTGCATGGCGAAGGTCGGCAGGCCGATGTCGACGGTGCGCACGCCCAGGTGGCTGGCGGTGATCGGGCCGATGGTCGAGCCGCAGCCCATGTCGCTGCGTACCACGAAGCTTTGCACCGGCACTTCCTCGGCCATGCACAGGTGGCGGAAGAACCCGGCGGTCTCGCTGTTGGTGGCGTAGCGCTGGTTGTTGTTGACCTTGATCACGGGCCCGGCGTTGAGCTTGGGCCCGTGGTTGCCGTCGTGCTTGTCGGCGTAGTTGGGGTGCACGCCGTGGGCGTTGTCGGCCGACACCAGCAGCGAGCGCTGGAGGGTGCGCACGTAGTCGTCGCCGTCGGGCAGCAGGCGTTGCAGGGTCTGTTCGAGCATCGGGCCATCGGCGCCGCACGCTGAGCAGGAACCGACTTCCTCGTGGTCGTTGCACACCAGCACGCAGGTCTCGTCGCTGTCGGCGGCCAGCAGCGCCTGCAGGCCGGCGTAGCACGACAGCAGGTTGTCCAGGCGGGCACCGGCGATGAAGTCGCCGTTCAGGCCGACCAGTGCGGCGTCCTGGGTGTCATAGAAGCTCAGCTCATAGTCCAGCACCACGTCGGCGTTGAGCTCGTGCTCGCGCGCCAGCTGCTCGGTGAGCAGGGCGCGGAAGTCGACCCGCTCGTCACCGGCAACCTGGGCCAGGATCGGCGGCAGCTCGGTCTGCGGGTTGATTGCCCAGCCTTCGTTGGCGGTGCGGTTGAGGTGGATGGCCAGGTTGGGGATAACCGCGATCGGCAGCTTGAAGTCCACCAGCTGGCTCTCGACCTTGCCGTCGCGGCGGAAGGTGACTCGGCCGGCCAGGGACAGGTCGCGGTCGAACCAGGGCGCGAGCAGGGCGCCGCCATAGACTTCGACGCCCAACTGCAGGAAACCATGGCGCTGCAGTTCTGGCTGTGGCTTGACCCGCAGGCAAGGGCTGTCGGTATGGGCGCCGACCATGCGGATGCCGCCGATCAGGGGCGATTGCCTGCCCAGCTTGATGGCGATGATCGAGGAGTCGTTGCGGGTGACGTAGTAGCGGCCACCGGGCACCGTGGCCCAGCTGTCGCGTTCGTCCAGACGCTGGTAGCCGGCGGCCTCCAGGCGCTGGGCGAGGCTCGCGGTGGCATGGAAGGGCGTCGGGGAAGCCTTGAGGAAATCGATCAGGCCAGCATTCAGGGAATCGCGCATAACTCACTCCAGACAGCAGTGGCGCGAGTTTAGCGCAGTTGCCCATGAATTTGTCGCGGCGTCTTCGCGGGTAAACCCGCTCCCACAGGGATGGCGCAGGGCCTGTGGGAGCGGGTTTACCCGCGAAGCGACCGCTTCACGCGCCTCAGAACGGCGCCGGGCACTCGAACTTCAGGCGCTCCCCGGACACCGGGTGGGTAAAGCTCAGCATCGAGGCATGCAGGCACAGCCGCTCATGGGCCGCCAGCGCCTCGGGGTTGGCGTACAGCCGGTCGCCCAGCAGCGGGTGGCCGATCGACAACATGTGCACGCGCAACTGGTGCGAACGCCCGGTGATCGGGGTCAGCTCCACCCGGCAGTGGTCGGCGCAACGCTCGAGCACGCGCCAGAAGGTCAGGGCATGCTTGCCGTGCTCGTGGTCCACCACATGGCGCGGCTTGGTCGGCGGGTCGTAGCGCAGGGGCAGGTCGATGCTGCCGCTGTCCAACGCCGGCTGGCCCCAGCACAGGGCGGTGTAGGCCTTCTCGGTCTCGCGGTCATGGAACTGGCGCGACAGCTCGCGATGGCTGTCGGCATCGCGGGCCAGCAGGATGATGCCGGAGGTCTCCCAGTCCAGGCGATGGACGATCAGGGCATCGGGGTAGCCGTTTTCCTGCAGGCGGGTGATCAGGCAGTCCTTGTTGTCCTCGGCGCGGCCCGGCACCGACAGCAGCAGGGTGGGCTTGTTGACCACCAGGATGGCGTCGTCTTCGAAGAGGATCTGGATGTTCGACAGCGGCATTGCATGTTCCCTGGGGAGACGGTGTAGACCACAGGGGCCGCTTCACGGCCCTTTCGCGGCACAAGGCCGCTCCTACAGGTACGGTGCAATGCCTGTAGGAGCGGCCTTGTGCCGCGAAAGGGCTGCAAAGCGGCCCCTGTGCGATGGATCAGCGATCAGGCAGGGTGATGTTCAGCTCCAGGATCGAGCAGCTACCCTGGTTCTCGAGTTCGATATGCACGTCGTCGCTGCCGATGTTCACATACTTGCGGATCACTTCCAGCAGCTCTTTCTGCAGGGCAGGCAGGTAATCCGGTTCGCTGCGCTGGCCGCGTTCGTGCGCCACGATGATCTGTAGACGCTCTTTCGCTACCGACGCGCTGCTTTGTTTCTGTCTGCCACGAAAGAAGTCAAAAAGGTTCATGGTTTACTTGCCTCCAAACAGGCGCGCGAAGAATCCTTGCTTCTGCACATCGATGAACCGCAGTGGCTTCTCTTTGCCCAGCAGGCGGTCGACGGTGTCGCTGTACGCCTGGCCGGCATCGCTCTGGTCGTCGAGGATGACCGGGATGCCCTGGTTGGAGGCCTTGAGCACGGCCTGGGATTCGGGAATCACACCCTTGAGCTTGATCGCCAGGATCTCTTCGACGTCGGCGATGCTGAGCATCTCGCCTTTCTCGACGCGCTCAGGGTGATAACGGGTGATCAGCAGGTGTTCCTTGATCGGCTCCTCGCCGTTCTCGGAGCGGCGCGACTTGCTCGACAGGATGCCCAGCATGCGGTC contains:
- a CDS encoding ABC transporter permease, producing MNTRPRGRYLALLCLLPFALFFIVFQIAPLAWVAINSLQSESGWGLANFNKVFASKFYLQALQRSLEISFWSSLFGIVIATLGAYSLRQVDSRLRDFVSAFANMTSNFAGVPLAFAFIILLGFNGALTLLLKQAGLLEDFSIYSKSGLILVYTYFQIPLGVLLLYPAFDALREDWRESAALLGASHWQYWRHIGLPVLAPALLGTFVILLANALGAYATVYALTTGNFNVLPIRIAALVAGDITLDPNLASALAMVLVGLMTLVTVVHQWLLKRSYHAR
- a CDS encoding UTRA domain-containing protein — protein: MQSTPPRAVTAICHALQEQIEHGLLAPGGKLPAERKLSEVFDTTRITLREALVQLEAQGLIYREERRGWFVAPERLTYDLVERSHFHAMVRAQGREPGTELLSARLQPAPAAICARLGLPALSSVVRICRLRRIDGRAVLYAEHYLNPQYFPGILGQDLGQSLTEIYAREFGIRYGRVCFEILPTALPGAAAAALKVSAGSAGLHVTRVNSDQHGHVIDCDLEYWRHDAIRIRAEVG
- a CDS encoding ABC transporter ATP-binding protein — encoded protein: MSFVSVQKLHKSYAGNPVFHDIDCQIERGEFVTLLGPSGCGKSTLLRCIAGLTPVDSGRILLDGHDLVPLSPQKRGIGMVFQSYALFPNMTVEQNVAFGLRMQKIQADESLARVREALALVELSSFAGRYPHQLSGGQCQRVALARSLVTRPRLLLLDEPLSALDARIRKHLREQIRAIQRELGLTTIFVTHDQEEALTMSDRIFLMNQGRIVQSGDAETLYTAPVDLFAAGFIGNYNLLEPDTASRLLQRPVTSRLAIRPEAISLRLEGELDAQVRSHSLLGNVIRYRVEVRGVELVVDVLNRSSADLHADGQRVSLSIDPTALREVA
- a CDS encoding ABC transporter substrate-binding protein — its product is MKTFFMASLLGSTIALCTSAMAAGTDLKALEEAARKEGVINSVGMPDAWANWKGTWADLASKYGLKHSDTDMSSAQEIAKFDAEKSNASADIGDVGAAFGPIAVTKGVTQPYKPSTWDQVPAWAKDQDGHWALAYTGTIAFIINKDLVKEGERPKTWHDLEKGTYKVAIGDVGTAAQAANGVLAAAIAYKGDESNIEPGLQLFTKLAQDKRLSLANPTIQTLEKGEVEVGVVWDFNGLSYREQIDPKRFEVLIPSDGSVISGYTTIINKYAKHPNAAKLTREYIFSDAGQTNLAIGHARPIRAEHLKLPAEVQAKLLPNEQYRAAQPIKNAEAWEATSKKLPQMWQEQVIIEME
- a CDS encoding HAD family hydrolase, translated to MALAIFDLDETLIHGDCASLWSKQMAQLGWVDGKAFLRRDQELMEAYGKGHLKMEEYMAFSLEPIAGRTLEEVEHLVEPWVEDVIEPIIYGDACRCIAEHRKRGDRILIISASGTHLVGPIAARLGVDEYLAIELEAVNGVYTGKTHGVLTYREGKITRLLEWLDQEQENLEGASFYSDSRNDLPLLLKVDYPHVVNPDPVLREHAEVNGWPILSWS
- a CDS encoding NAD(P)H-quinone oxidoreductase — protein: MKALQGVDGHVAWVEAERPTCDAGQVRIRVAAAGLNRADLLQMKGLYPPPPGASPYMGLECAGVVEEVGAGADWRVGDRVCALLASGAMAEEVVVDARHVLPVPEGLSLHEAAALPEVYATAWLNIFQLGAVKAGEKVLVHAGASGVGSAAIQLCKAFGNPVWVSVGSQDRLAYCQALGAAGGVVRNENLDELKAFGPFDVILDPVGASYGQMNLELLARDGRWVIIGLMGGRKVELDLAQVLAKRAQVTGSTLRNRSDEFKGELLRELVQQVWPLFGEGRLSPQLVDTYPVAFAEAAYAELASNQVSGKLVLVIDPGLA
- a CDS encoding ABC transporter permease gives rise to the protein MRAEPRGNLYHRVVVHLLFLILLLPLAGTLLYSLATSWSASLLPSGLTFKWYLALWSEPRFLAAFGQSLLVCVGALVLSVVLILPLLFVVHYHFPRLDALMNILILLPFAVPPVVSSVGLLQLYGSGPMAMVGTPWILIGCYFTIALPFMYRAITNNLQAINLRDLMDAAQLLGASTWQAALLVVLPNLRKGLMVALLLSFSFLFGEFVFANLLVGTRYETLQVYLNNMRNSSGHFNSALVISYFAFVLVLTWVANRLNKDKS
- a CDS encoding alkaline phosphatase family protein, with translation MNHNVILVLLDGLNHQVAHHAMGHLHAYVEADRAALYRIECELPSLSRPLYECILTGVAPIDSGIVHNNVNRLSNQRSVFHYAREAGLGTAAAAYHWISELYNRSPFDPLRDRHTHAPKLPIQHGLFYYADHYPDSHLLADAEYLRRRHAPNFLLVHPMNIDDAGHRHGLDSSQYRNAARCVDILLADYLPRWLEEGYQVLVTADHGMNNDRSHNGLLAEEREVPLFVFGEAFSLDPAAKPLQTELCGTICELLGAAHDKPVCRELLK